In a single window of the Raphanus sativus cultivar WK10039 chromosome 9, ASM80110v3, whole genome shotgun sequence genome:
- the LOC108824637 gene encoding uncharacterized protein LOC108824637 codes for MQMARIEHLQFPALKITGENYVGWVTNVKPYLIMKKLTETIVIGNKSPPEHKAEAIIFLKNHLDENVTHDYASIEDPAELWQALKERFDNQKEVNLPHALEEWKNLRFQDFQKVEEYNSAVLRIVSLLKYCGNPVSEAEMMNKTYNTFHKQLHFLPEIYRKCGYTRFSELMVALMLAEKNNELLIKNHNSRPTGAKAFPEVNATSIENLERRTQTSRGRGRGRHFNSKRGKTYNPKWKGSNKWVRSEQSPKGKETQEDTTQKRESICYRCGCKGHWSRTCRTPPHLCKLYQESTKGKAKEVNLTENFEGTSYLDASDFANELD; via the coding sequence ATGCAAATGGCAAGAATCGAGCATCTTCAGTTTCCGGCTCTCAAAATAACTGGCGAAAACTATGTCGGATGGGTCACAAACGTGAAACCCTATCTGATTATGAAAAAGTTAACCGAGACGATTGTAATCGGTAACAAATCGCCGCCTGAGCATAAGGCTGAAGCGATAATTTTCCTGAAAAACCACCTCGATGAAAATGTTACGCATGACTATGCGAGCATAGAAGACCCAGCTGAACTGTGGCAAGCTTTAAAAGAAAGGTTCGATAACCAAAAGGAAGTCAACCTCCCTCACGCTCTAGAAGAGTGGAAAAATCTGAGGTTTCAGGATTTTCAAAAGGTTGAGGAATACAATTCCGCTGTCCTGAGGATAGTTTCACTCCTGAAGTATTGCGGTAACCCTGTCTCCGAAGCAGAAATGATGAATAAGACTTACAACACTTTCCACAAACAGCTTCACTTCCTACCCGAAATTTACAGAAAATGCGGGTACACGAGATTTTCTGAATTGATGGTTGCACTCATGTTGGCTGAAAAGAACAATGAGCTTCTGATCAAAAATCACAATTCCCGACCTACGGGAGCCAAAGCATTCCCTGAAGTGAATGCTACGTCAATAGAAAACTTAGAGAGAAGAACCCAAACCAGTCGgggtcgtggtcgtggtcgcCATTTCAACAGCAAACGTGGAAAAACTTACAATCCGAAATGGAAGGGATCTAACAAATGGGTTAGATCCGAACAAAGTCCTAAGGGCAAAGAAACTCAAGAAGATACCACGCAGAAGCGTGAGAGTATATGTTACAGATGTGGATGTAAGGGACATTGGTCTCGCACCTGTCGTACTCCTCCACATCTCTGTAAGTTATATCAAGAGTCCACGAAAGGCAAAGCTAAGGAAGTGAATCTCACCGAAAATTTTGAGGGGACATCGTACCTCGATGCCTCTGATTTCGCAAATGAGCTAGACTAG